A window from Gossypium raimondii isolate GPD5lz chromosome 7, ASM2569854v1, whole genome shotgun sequence encodes these proteins:
- the LOC105794585 gene encoding two-component response regulator ARR2 has translation MTYVVGIKVIATTYTVCFFNAMDGGFDGDFPAGLKVLVVDENRTCLLVLETMLRKLSYEVTTCQLARHALALLREDKNRFDIVLCDLHMPEMDGLKLLEIIGLEMDLPVVMMSSDDGKGVIMKGIIHGACDYLVKPVQMEAVRLIWQHVVRKRQRALGDFQQLRGNIHATGRTLLLKQAKNAVDQMPARERRILKRARENDDEDEDDEDDEGELSEEVTTAKKPRVIWTQELHDIFVIAVNQLRQQAVPKKILERMQAMNVTGLSRANIASHLQKYRLHLRKGGGQPLADNRDVNLNPSIGQASSFNQFNLQFQQPTATGSSCNQLPMQNLMITPQPCTINDSVVPDSTQCFPTELSTNDLSQPNLLFQNDVPTSNVEHLYRNVGVNVSELSNPISSVDDSSVNQLIYEPSVLVRQYDQGDFFHGGFPRLETLSI, from the exons ATGACGTATGTTGTGGGAATAAAAGTTATTGCTACTACTTACACTGTCTGCTTCTTTAATGCAATGGATGGTGGCTTTGATGGTGACTTTCCGGCTGGTTTGAAGGTTCTCGTTGTTGATGAAAACAGGACTTGTCTCCTTGTTTTGGAAACAATGCTTCGAAAGCTTTCTTATGAAG TTACCACATGTCAGCTGGCAAGACACGCCCTTGCTTTGCTTCGAGAAGACAAGAACAGATTTGATATTGTGCTATGTGATTTACATATGCCTGAAATGGATGGACTGAAGCTTCTTGAGATCATTGGATTAGAGATGGACTTGCCAGTTGTta TGATGTCTTCGGATGATGGAAAAGGAGTTATTATGAAAGGTATAATCCATGGAGCTTGTGATTATTTGGTGAAACCAGTTCAAATGGAAGCGGTTCGACTCATTTGGCAGCATGTTGTTCGCAAGAGACAACGTGCCTTGGGAGATTTTCAGCAGCTGCGTGGGAACATTCATGCTACCGGCAGGACATTGCTATTAAAACAAGCTAAGAATGCTGTTGATCAAATGCCTGCCAGAGAGAGAAGAATCTTGAAGCGAGCAAGAgaaaatgatgatgaagatgaagatgatgaagatgacGAGGGGGAATTATCCGAGGAAGTCACCACTGCAAAGAAGCCAAGGGTGATTTGGACACAAGAGCTCCATGACATATTTGTTATTGCTGTAAATCAACTACGTCAAC AGGCTGTTcctaagaaaattttggagCGTATGCAAGCTATGAATGTTACTGGTCTTTCAAGAGCAAATATTGCCAGTCATCTTCAG AAATATCGTTTGCATCTTCGAAAGGGAGGTGGTCAACCCTTGGCTGATAACAGAGATGTAAATCTAAATCCCTCCATTGGCCAAGCTTCTTCATTTAACCAGTTCAACCTCCAATTTCAACAACCCACAGCCACAGGCAGTTCCTGCAATCAACTTCCGATGCAAAATCTCATGATCACCCCACAACCATGTACCATCAATGACTCAGTCGTTCCAGATTCAACTCAATGTTTCCCAACTGAGTTGTCTACCAATGATCTCTCTCAACCAAACTTGTTATTCCAAAATGATGTTCCCACCTCAAATGTAGAACATTTGTACAGAAACGTAGGGGTTAATGTTTCTGAGCTTTCAAACCCGATTTCATCTGTGGATGATTCATCTGTCAATCAATTGATTTATGAGCCATCGGTTTTGGTTAGACAATATGATCAAGGGGACTTCTTTCATGGAGGATTTCCAAG GTTAGAGACATTGAGTATCTAA
- the LOC105794618 gene encoding LOW QUALITY PROTEIN: putative invertase inhibitor (The sequence of the model RefSeq protein was modified relative to this genomic sequence to represent the inferred CDS: inserted 3 bases in 2 codons), which translates to MKNSHISCLLFFYLLLVSATXDLIQKSCYEASKGNPANVKLDFCVSGFQGNPKAKAAYGVADLVLVSIETAIANATAIGSKISKLLDNKSVGMFARNCLKDCSELYSLAGSSLETGLDAFXSVDYGTANAEISAALDAPVTCEDQFKEKNGLVSPLTKENNNFRQLTAIPLAFMKMVQQ; encoded by the exons atgaagAATTCCCACATTTCTTGTCTTCTTTTCTTCTACCTTTTGCTGGTCTCAGCAA TCGATCTTATCCAAAAATCTTGCTATGAAGCTTCAAAAGGTAATCCTGCTAATGTAAAGTTGGACTTTTGTGTATCAGGTTTTCAAGGGAATCCCAAAGCCAAAGCAGCCTATGGAGTTGCAGATTTGGTTTTAGTCTCCATTGAGACAGCCATAGCTAATGCCACGGCTATCGGCTCCAAAATATCCAAGCTTCTGGATAACAAAAGCGTTGGAATGTTTGCAAGGAACTGCTTGAAAGATTGCTCAGAGCTTTACTCTCTTGCAGGGTCTAGTTTAGAAACAGGTTTGGATGCTTT CAGTGTAGATTATGGAACTGCTAATGCAGAAATAAGTGCTGCCTTGGATGCACCAGTGACTTGTGAAGACCAGTTCAAGGAGAAGAACGGGTTGGTGTCCCCATTGACAAAGGAAAACAACAATTTCCGTCAGCTAACTGCAATCCCCCTTGCATTCATGAAAATGGTCCAGCAATGA